The Chromatiales bacterium genome includes a region encoding these proteins:
- the rnk gene encoding nucleoside diphosphate kinase regulator, whose protein sequence is MNSKPKIIVSEQDYERLDRLLDSLPPDGFPGKAALRAELERAEIVDPKDVPPDVVTMNSTVRFRVSSSNEEFRLTLVYPKDLDASGEKISILAPVGSALLGLAQGDEIEWPSPGGGMLKVCIEEVVYQPERAGEYHR, encoded by the coding sequence GTGAACAGCAAACCCAAGATCATCGTCTCGGAACAGGACTACGAGCGCCTGGACCGGCTGCTCGACTCCCTGCCGCCGGACGGTTTTCCCGGCAAGGCGGCCCTGCGGGCCGAGCTCGAGCGCGCGGAGATCGTGGACCCGAAGGACGTGCCGCCGGACGTGGTCACCATGAACTCCACGGTCCGCTTCCGGGTGTCCTCCTCCAACGAGGAGTTCCGCCTGACGCTGGTCTACCCGAAGGACCTGGACGCCAGCGGGGAGAAGATCTCCATCCTCGCCCCGGTGGGCAGCGCGCTGCTGGGGCTCGCCCAGGGCGACGAGATCGAGTGGCCGAGCCCGGGCGGCGGCATGCTGAAGGTGTGCATCGAGGAGGTGGTCTACCAGCCGGAGCGGGCGGGGGAGTACCACCGCTAG
- a CDS encoding form I ribulose bisphosphate carboxylase large subunit, translating into MAQKKYDAGVKEYRDMYWTPDYVPLDTDLLACFKCTGQPGVPREEVAAAVAAESSTGTWSTVWSELLTDMEFYKGRAYRIEDVPGDSESFYAFIAYPIDLFEEGSVVNVLTSLVGNVFGFKALKHLRLEDIRFPIAYIKTCGGPPAGITVERDRLNKYGRPMLGATIKPKLGLSAKNYGRAVYECLRGGLDLTKDDENVNSQPFMRWRDRFEFVAEAIQKAEAETGERKGHYLNVTASTPEEMYKRAEFAKECGVPIIMHDFLTGGFTANTGLANWCRDNGMLLHIHRAMHAVIDRHPKHGIHFRVLAKCLRLSGGDHLHTGTVVGKLEGDRASTLGFVDQLRESFVPEDRSRGVFFDQDWGSLPGVFAVASGGIHVWHMPALVTIFGDDSVLQFGGGTQGHPWGNAAGAAANRVALEACVKARNEGRELEREARDIMTEAAAHSPELAIAMETWKEIKFEFETVDKLDVA; encoded by the coding sequence ATGGCTCAAAAAAAGTATGACGCGGGTGTAAAAGAATACCGCGACATGTATTGGACGCCGGACTACGTTCCGCTCGACACCGACCTCCTGGCCTGCTTCAAGTGCACTGGTCAGCCGGGCGTCCCGCGCGAGGAAGTCGCCGCTGCTGTGGCCGCTGAGTCCTCCACGGGTACCTGGAGCACCGTGTGGTCCGAACTCCTGACGGACATGGAGTTCTACAAGGGCCGCGCCTACCGCATCGAAGACGTGCCGGGCGACTCCGAGTCCTTCTATGCCTTCATCGCCTACCCGATCGACCTGTTCGAAGAAGGTTCGGTTGTGAACGTGCTGACCTCCCTGGTCGGTAACGTGTTCGGCTTCAAGGCCCTCAAGCACCTGCGTCTGGAAGACATCCGCTTCCCGATCGCCTACATCAAGACCTGCGGTGGCCCGCCGGCCGGTATCACCGTCGAGCGCGACCGTCTGAACAAGTACGGCCGTCCGATGCTGGGTGCCACCATCAAGCCGAAGCTGGGTCTGTCCGCCAAGAACTACGGCCGTGCCGTGTACGAATGTCTGCGCGGCGGTCTGGACCTGACCAAGGACGACGAAAACGTCAACTCCCAGCCGTTCATGCGCTGGCGCGACCGTTTCGAATTCGTCGCCGAGGCCATCCAGAAGGCCGAGGCCGAAACCGGCGAGCGCAAGGGTCACTACCTGAACGTGACCGCTTCCACCCCGGAAGAGATGTACAAGCGCGCCGAGTTCGCCAAGGAATGTGGCGTGCCGATCATCATGCACGACTTCCTGACCGGTGGCTTCACCGCCAACACCGGCCTGGCCAACTGGTGCCGCGACAACGGCATGCTGCTGCACATCCACCGCGCCATGCACGCCGTTATCGACCGTCATCCGAAGCACGGTATCCACTTCCGCGTCCTGGCCAAGTGCCTGCGTCTGTCCGGTGGTGACCACCTGCATACCGGTACCGTCGTCGGCAAGCTGGAAGGCGACCGCGCCTCCACCCTGGGCTTCGTCGACCAGCTGCGCGAATCCTTCGTGCCGGAAGACCGCTCCCGCGGTGTGTTCTTCGACCAGGATTGGGGTTCCCTGCCGGGCGTGTTCGCCGTGGCCTCCGGTGGTATCCACGTGTGGCACATGCCGGCGCTGGTCACCATCTTCGGTGACGACTCCGTCCTGCAGTTCGGTGGTGGTACCCAGGGTCATCCGTGGGGCAACGCCGCTGGCGCCGCCGCCAACCGCGTCGCGCTGGAAGCCTGCGTCAAGGCCCGCAACGAAGGCCGTGAGCTCGAGCGCGAAGCGCGCGACATCATGACCGAGGCCGCCGCGCACAGCCCCGAGCTGGCCATCGCGATGGAAACCTGGAAGGAAATCAAGTTCGAGTTCGAGACCGTCGACAAGCTGGACGTGGCCTAA
- a CDS encoding ribulose bisphosphate carboxylase small subunit: MANFEMGDYQTAQTLETFGFLPKLNPEEIQAQIAYIIAQGWTPAIEHEHPSQSGNHYWTMWKLPFFGQTDVNSVLAELDACRRKYPDHHVRLLGYDNYSQSQGSCFVVYEGRS; the protein is encoded by the coding sequence ATGGCAAACTTTGAAATGGGTGATTACCAGACCGCCCAGACGCTGGAAACCTTCGGCTTCCTGCCCAAGCTGAACCCGGAAGAGATCCAGGCCCAGATCGCCTACATCATCGCCCAGGGCTGGACCCCGGCCATCGAGCACGAGCATCCGAGCCAGTCCGGTAACCACTACTGGACCATGTGGAAGCTGCCGTTCTTCGGCCAGACCGACGTCAACTCCGTGCTGGCTGAGCTGGACGCCTGCCGTCGCAAGTATCCGGATCACCATGTCCGTCTGCTTGGCTACGACAACTACTCGCAGAGCCAGGGCTCCTGCTTCGTGGTTTACGAAGGTCGCAGCTAA
- a CDS encoding carboxysome shell protein yields MTANTNSNSAREASLARRRALSTKGKAALGASSATAGRSTPASSATAASGSSAPVARPTTTPGGSARAASRARRQAMSVRGKAGLGNRDRVRNPSAPKSGPTPTAAPAAKGDCGCGCKGEGKDRATARDSQPAVSTTKPRLNPAVLSKAPRNINPTRAASLARRQAMSTRGKAGISKNGMSAAQTARAANPNMTSRELAQELRAQRSKNGKTGQRQQKSEPVGRRRSKAGQAGAAADQPWKVGVSETVRGQAVTGTMVGRSAKTTGDEPSTCRAVTGTEYMGADIFRQFCQSEPAKTPRKVRVSPTSHGNRVTGNEVGRSGKVTGDEPGTCKRVTGSEYLSPNQVEKFCGTKPEAGPSKITGAETRKGKGVTGNNVGRSAKVTGDETGAGRELTGTQYMQKGDGKAPAKVGTSQTLRGGAVTGTMVGRGKSVTGDEPGSCRNITGDDYVGQEQYSGFCAKTPAPAPQDRKVGMSQTLKGRPVSGTLTGRSDKVTGDEPGTCKAITGTPYAGAEQYRSYCKPEEATMASARTRVQRSTPGPVMTGIQPGINGRLTGAGRGACEPVSGTPYVGADQFAAACPSVPAEPGSPDYPQPLGGTPWGQFSVEAPVHAAQPEARRSSVTGSSYEKGTITGPFGMASGKVTGTEEARFGRGNGSQEMAAPMPETVEEIDGRVKGRITGEGMVAGLKITGDDWDRGDRVTGTEGMSAVRRNPTRRGAPVVSAMQPPKRNEDVPAPVSKVTGGSGNTEKGSLITYSGGARG; encoded by the coding sequence ATGACAGCAAATACCAACAGCAACAGTGCACGCGAGGCGTCTCTCGCCCGGCGCCGTGCCTTGTCGACCAAGGGCAAGGCTGCGCTTGGCGCTAGCTCCGCCACGGCCGGTCGCAGTACGCCTGCTTCGAGCGCGACTGCGGCTAGTGGTAGCAGTGCTCCGGTGGCTCGTCCGACGACGACTCCCGGCGGTTCGGCCCGTGCTGCCTCCCGGGCGCGTCGCCAGGCGATGTCCGTGCGTGGCAAGGCGGGTCTTGGCAACCGCGACCGCGTACGCAATCCCTCGGCCCCCAAGTCCGGTCCGACCCCGACGGCTGCCCCGGCGGCGAAGGGCGACTGTGGCTGCGGCTGCAAGGGTGAAGGCAAGGATCGCGCCACGGCGCGTGACAGTCAGCCTGCTGTCAGCACGACGAAGCCGCGGTTGAACCCGGCCGTGCTGAGCAAGGCCCCCAGGAACATCAATCCCACGCGTGCCGCCTCCCTGGCCCGTCGCCAGGCGATGTCCACGCGCGGGAAGGCTGGTATCAGCAAGAACGGTATGAGCGCCGCGCAGACCGCGCGTGCTGCCAACCCGAACATGACCAGCCGTGAACTGGCACAGGAGCTGCGCGCGCAGCGCAGCAAGAACGGCAAGACCGGCCAGCGTCAGCAGAAGAGTGAACCGGTCGGGCGCCGTCGCAGCAAGGCCGGTCAGGCCGGTGCGGCCGCCGATCAGCCCTGGAAGGTGGGTGTCAGCGAGACCGTGCGCGGTCAGGCCGTCACCGGCACCATGGTCGGTCGCAGCGCGAAGACCACCGGCGACGAGCCGAGCACCTGCCGTGCCGTGACCGGCACCGAATACATGGGTGCGGACATCTTCCGCCAGTTCTGCCAGAGCGAACCGGCCAAGACGCCGCGCAAGGTGCGGGTGAGCCCGACCAGTCACGGCAACCGCGTGACCGGTAACGAAGTGGGTCGCAGCGGCAAGGTGACCGGTGACGAGCCCGGTACCTGCAAGCGCGTGACCGGCTCCGAATACCTGAGCCCGAACCAGGTCGAGAAGTTCTGCGGCACCAAGCCCGAGGCCGGCCCGAGCAAGATCACGGGCGCCGAGACCCGCAAGGGCAAGGGCGTGACCGGCAACAACGTGGGCCGTTCCGCGAAGGTGACCGGCGACGAGACCGGTGCGGGTCGCGAACTGACCGGTACCCAGTACATGCAGAAGGGTGACGGCAAGGCCCCGGCCAAGGTCGGCACCAGCCAGACCCTGCGCGGTGGTGCCGTCACCGGCACCATGGTCGGCCGTGGCAAGAGCGTGACCGGCGACGAGCCGGGCAGCTGCCGCAACATCACCGGCGACGACTATGTCGGCCAGGAACAGTACAGCGGCTTCTGCGCCAAGACCCCGGCCCCGGCCCCGCAGGATCGCAAGGTGGGTATGTCCCAGACCCTGAAGGGTCGTCCGGTGAGCGGCACGCTGACCGGTCGTTCCGACAAGGTCACCGGTGACGAGCCCGGCACCTGCAAGGCCATCACCGGCACGCCCTACGCCGGCGCCGAGCAGTACCGCAGCTACTGCAAGCCGGAAGAGGCGACCATGGCCTCGGCGCGCACCCGCGTGCAGCGTTCCACGCCCGGCCCCGTGATGACCGGTATCCAGCCCGGTATCAACGGTCGCCTGACCGGTGCCGGCAGGGGTGCCTGCGAACCGGTGAGCGGCACGCCCTACGTGGGTGCCGACCAGTTCGCCGCCGCCTGCCCGTCGGTGCCGGCCGAGCCCGGCAGCCCGGACTACCCGCAGCCGCTGGGCGGCACCCCCTGGGGTCAGTTCAGCGTCGAGGCGCCGGTGCATGCCGCGCAGCCCGAGGCCCGTCGCAGCAGCGTGACCGGCAGCTCCTATGAAAAGGGCACCATCACCGGCCCGTTCGGCATGGCCAGCGGCAAGGTGACCGGTACCGAGGAAGCGCGCTTTGGTCGCGGCAACGGCAGCCAGGAGATGGCCGCGCCGATGCCGGAGACGGTGGAAGAGATCGATGGCCGCGTGAAGGGCCGCATCACCGGTGAAGGCATGGTGGCCGGTCTGAAGATCACCGGCGACGACTGGGATCGCGGCGACCGCGTGACCGGTACCGAGGGCATGTCCGCCGTGCGTCGCAATCCGACGCGTCGCGGTGCGCCGGTGGTGAGCGCCATGCAGCCGCCCAAGCGCAACGAAGACGTGCCGGCCCCGGTGAGCAAGGTGACGGGTGGCAGCGGTAACACCGAGAAGGGTTCGCTGATCACCTATTCCGGCGGCGCCCGCGGCTAA
- a CDS encoding carboxysome shell carbonic anhydrase — translation MLNRRRNQSRTPTRPAAPMRRPGAVGGGTQPVATATPRPPAPGAGRHPLVRSDENARLFDYEQRVKTSFDAIVPVLKRISGLQHEQDFELRAQRIARDELGFELPQTILADAWVEQLDMRRLFAWCVFETYRRYCDDFFTADPLRSTGSGPTDEAGFAAFLQDCGFHTLDVSPCADGRLAHVIRYVLRLPYRQVRRKSYAGAMFDIEDSLEKWIETEMLRYREGRPNAADAPTRYLKAVVYHHSSVDPHHEGCAAHGSDTRRAAEGGLEKLLDFQQAVENSFCCGASIDLLLIGLDTDTDAIRVHVPNGQGAIDLERYVDTQALYDATRGLSAAEAQARIAQAVQEVAPDAQPGMARLVGQLLENNLSQVEYVRRFHNGHYSDIGHAERFIGAGIGFEEVQLRNLTYFAYLDTVEEATQHLDVGVKIFSGLNVAHGLPIPVVVRYDYHGQVPGARERAIEHCERVTNALSSRYAELAERGLLHTLQVVRDCNAGGRIETLGCSASGENNAQEAH, via the coding sequence ATGCTGAATCGACGTCGCAATCAGTCGCGCACGCCGACCCGGCCCGCCGCGCCGATGCGCCGCCCCGGGGCGGTGGGTGGCGGGACGCAGCCGGTGGCCACGGCCACCCCGCGGCCCCCGGCCCCCGGCGCCGGCCGGCATCCGCTGGTGCGCAGCGACGAGAACGCCCGGCTGTTCGATTACGAGCAGCGTGTGAAGACGTCCTTCGATGCGATCGTGCCCGTGCTCAAGCGCATCTCGGGATTGCAGCACGAGCAGGACTTCGAGCTGCGCGCACAGCGCATCGCCCGCGACGAGCTCGGTTTCGAGCTGCCGCAGACGATCCTGGCGGACGCCTGGGTGGAACAGCTGGACATGCGTCGCCTGTTTGCCTGGTGCGTGTTCGAGACGTACCGGCGCTACTGCGACGACTTTTTCACCGCCGACCCCCTGCGCTCTACGGGCAGCGGGCCGACGGACGAGGCGGGCTTCGCGGCCTTCCTGCAGGACTGCGGCTTCCATACCCTGGATGTCTCGCCCTGTGCCGATGGCCGGCTGGCCCACGTGATCCGCTACGTGCTGCGCCTGCCCTATCGCCAGGTGCGTCGCAAGTCCTACGCGGGGGCGATGTTCGACATCGAGGACAGCCTCGAGAAGTGGATCGAGACCGAGATGCTGCGGTATCGCGAAGGCCGGCCGAACGCCGCCGACGCACCGACGCGCTACCTGAAGGCGGTGGTCTACCACCACAGCTCGGTGGATCCGCATCACGAGGGCTGCGCCGCGCACGGTTCCGACACCCGGCGTGCGGCCGAGGGTGGACTGGAGAAGCTGCTGGATTTTCAGCAGGCCGTCGAGAACAGCTTCTGCTGCGGCGCCTCCATCGACCTGCTGCTGATCGGGCTGGACACGGACACGGATGCGATTCGCGTGCACGTGCCGAACGGCCAGGGTGCAATCGACCTGGAGCGTTATGTCGACACGCAGGCGCTGTACGACGCCACGCGCGGCCTGAGTGCCGCCGAGGCGCAGGCGCGGATCGCCCAGGCAGTGCAGGAAGTGGCGCCTGACGCGCAGCCGGGCATGGCCCGACTGGTGGGGCAGCTGCTGGAGAACAACCTGTCGCAGGTCGAGTACGTGCGCCGGTTCCACAACGGCCACTACAGCGACATCGGGCACGCCGAGCGTTTCATCGGGGCGGGCATCGGGTTCGAGGAAGTGCAGCTGCGCAACCTCACCTACTTCGCCTACCTGGACACGGTGGAAGAGGCGACGCAGCACCTGGATGTCGGTGTGAAGATCTTTTCGGGACTGAACGTGGCGCATGGCCTGCCCATTCCGGTGGTGGTGCGCTACGACTATCACGGCCAGGTGCCGGGTGCCCGCGAGCGAGCCATCGAGCATTGCGAGCGTGTCACCAACGCCCTGAGCTCGCGTTACGCAGAACTCGCGGAACGCGGATTGCTGCACACGCTGCAGGTGGTACGTGACTGTAACGCCGGTGGCAGGATTGAGACGCTGGGCTGTTCCGCCAGCGGTGAGAACAACGCGCAGGAGGCTCACTGA
- a CDS encoding carboxysome peptide A encodes MKICQVERPLVSTNRIPGLEHKHLQVVRDGSSKVVAVDAVGCIPGDWVICVGSSAAREAAGSKEYPSDLTIVGIIDRWPPEGEQA; translated from the coding sequence ATGAAGATTTGCCAGGTTGAACGCCCGCTGGTGTCAACCAATCGCATCCCGGGCCTGGAGCACAAACACCTCCAGGTGGTGCGTGACGGCAGTTCCAAGGTGGTGGCGGTCGACGCGGTCGGCTGCATCCCGGGTGACTGGGTCATCTGCGTCGGCAGCTCCGCGGCACGCGAGGCGGCCGGCAGCAAGGAATACCCGAGCGATCTGACCATCGTCGGGATCATCGACCGCTGGCCCCCGGAAGGGGAGCAGGCCTGA
- a CDS encoding carboxysome peptide B, translating to MEILQVEMPLVCTRRIDGLKQTSLRVLRDGNGKRQVAVDPVGAREGNWVFTVSGSAARYAAGDFEVLTDLTIGGIIDHWEADA from the coding sequence ATGGAGATCCTGCAGGTCGAGATGCCGCTGGTGTGCACCCGTCGCATCGACGGACTGAAGCAGACCAGCCTGCGTGTCCTGCGGGATGGGAATGGCAAGCGCCAGGTGGCGGTCGACCCGGTGGGTGCCCGTGAAGGCAACTGGGTGTTCACCGTCAGCGGTTCGGCCGCGCGCTATGCCGCCGGTGACTTCGAGGTGCTGACCGATCTGACGATCGGCGGGATCATCGATCACTGGGAAGCCGACGCCTGA
- a CDS encoding BMC domain-containing protein has product MADENYGIALGMIETRGLVPAIEAADAMTKAAEVRLIGREFVGGGYVTVLVRGETGAVNAAVRAGADACERVGDGLVAAHIIARPHREVEPVLSKK; this is encoded by the coding sequence ATGGCAGACGAAAACTACGGCATCGCACTGGGCATGATCGAAACGCGCGGGCTGGTGCCCGCCATCGAGGCGGCCGACGCCATGACCAAGGCCGCTGAAGTCCGCCTCATCGGGCGTGAATTCGTGGGCGGCGGTTATGTCACCGTGCTGGTCCGCGGCGAAACGGGTGCGGTCAACGCCGCCGTTCGCGCCGGTGCAGATGCCTGTGAACGTGTTGGTGACGGCCTGGTCGCCGCCCACATTATTGCTCGCCCGCATCGCGAGGTTGAGCCGGTTCTCAGCAAGAAGTAA
- a CDS encoding BMC domain-containing protein yields the protein MASENYGIALGMIETRGLVPAIEAADAMTKAAEVRLIGREFVGGGYVTVLVRGETGAVNAAVRAGADACERVGDGLVAAHIIARPHREVEPVLPAGGPAVE from the coding sequence ATGGCAAGCGAAAACTACGGTATTGCTCTGGGTATGATCGAAACCCGCGGTCTGGTGCCCGCGATCGAAGCGGCTGACGCCATGACCAAGGCGGCTGAAGTGCGCCTGATCGGCCGCGAATTTGTGGGTGGTGGTTACGTGACCGTGCTGGTCCGTGGCGAAACCGGCGCCGTTAACGCCGCGGTTCGCGCCGGTGCCGACGCCTGCGAACGCGTGGGTGACGGTCTGGTTGCTGCCCACATCATTGCTCGCCCGCACCGCGAAGTTGAGCCGGTTCTTCCGGCTGGCGGCCCGGCTGTTGAGTAA
- a CDS encoding BMC domain-containing protein, producing MANDNYGIALGMIETRGLVPAIEAADAMTKAAEVRLIGREFVGGGYVTVLVRGETGAVNAAVRAGADACERVGDGLVAAHIIARPHREVEPVLSSTGNGPARS from the coding sequence ATGGCCAACGACAATTATGGTATCGCGCTCGGCATGATCGAGACCCGTGGTCTGGTTCCGGCTATCGAAGCCGCTGACGCCATGACCAAGGCCGCCGAAGTGCGCCTGATCGGCCGCGAGTTCGTCGGCGGTGGCTACGTGACCGTGCTGGTCCGTGGCGAAACCGGCGCCGTGAACGCTGCCGTTCGTGCCGGTGCCGATGCCTGCGAACGCGTGGGTGACGGTCTGGTTGCTGCTCACATCATTGCCCGCCCGCATCGCGAAGTGGAGCCTGTGCTCTCTTCCACGGGCAATGGTCCGGCGCGCAGCTAA
- a CDS encoding bacterioferritin, whose protein sequence is MLFASADQRVFGYLGRALSLELTAVQQYSTQARLVATWGLPEAAEHLHKEAGEEMGHVDRIIGRMLALGVAPNASQLRPVRLGRNLRELLLENHAFELELVRLYDDATRHCARMGDHDNRIFFETLLEEERAHGRELAEWIARLETPQQNAAQPASPGRATF, encoded by the coding sequence ATGTTGTTTGCCAGCGCCGATCAGCGTGTATTCGGTTACCTCGGGCGGGCTCTGAGTCTGGAGCTCACTGCTGTACAGCAGTACAGCACCCAGGCGCGACTCGTCGCGACCTGGGGGCTGCCCGAGGCCGCCGAACACCTGCACAAGGAGGCAGGCGAAGAGATGGGCCATGTGGACCGTATCATCGGTCGCATGCTGGCCCTGGGCGTGGCGCCTAACGCCTCGCAGCTTCGTCCTGTACGCCTGGGCAGGAACCTGCGCGAACTGCTGCTGGAAAACCATGCGTTCGAGCTCGAGCTCGTGCGTCTGTATGACGATGCGACAAGGCATTGCGCCCGTATGGGTGATCACGACAATCGAATCTTTTTCGAGACCCTTCTCGAGGAAGAGCGCGCCCATGGCCGCGAACTGGCCGAATGGATCGCGCGTCTCGAAACACCACAGCAGAACGCCGCACAGCCCGCATCGCCGGGTCGCGCGACGTTTTAA
- a CDS encoding 4a-hydroxytetrahydrobiopterin dehydratase translates to MAATEWQERNRPVRLEKRYEFPDYGTLRDFLDRAAELSERVGLFPDMGFGRDYVNVTIHLDEGAEEISPEQREFAEQLDALSTADNELNN, encoded by the coding sequence ATGGCCGCAACGGAATGGCAGGAACGTAATCGCCCGGTTCGACTGGAAAAACGCTACGAGTTTCCGGATTACGGCACGTTACGGGATTTTCTCGATCGTGCAGCCGAACTCTCCGAACGTGTGGGACTGTTCCCCGACATGGGCTTTGGTCGAGACTATGTGAATGTCACCATTCACCTCGACGAAGGTGCCGAGGAGATCAGCCCGGAACAACGCGAATTCGCCGAGCAGCTCGACGCGCTGTCTACGGCGGACAACGAACTCAATAACTGA
- a CDS encoding AAA family ATPase, which produces MPVIAVVGNKGGAGKTTLAVNLAAALARRASTVVLDADPQGSALQWRAFADGRAAVDVLCATAGIESLVRNAASRHSHVIIDCPPSVHSPQMNAALRIADLALIPVQPSPVDLWATVHVEEAVARARESNPELDALVVINQLEARTVLSRLMRDAVSELALPVADTAIRRRAVFRTSALEGKSVMDMGKRGEEAVAELDQLINEVLKS; this is translated from the coding sequence ATGCCCGTCATCGCTGTGGTGGGCAACAAGGGTGGTGCGGGTAAGACAACGCTGGCGGTGAATCTCGCCGCGGCATTGGCTCGTCGCGCATCCACCGTGGTGCTCGATGCCGATCCGCAGGGTTCTGCCCTTCAGTGGCGTGCCTTTGCCGACGGCCGTGCTGCCGTGGATGTCCTGTGTGCCACGGCGGGTATCGAGTCCCTGGTGCGCAACGCAGCATCGCGTCATTCCCACGTCATCATTGATTGCCCCCCTTCCGTACATTCCCCGCAAATGAATGCGGCACTGCGTATCGCGGATCTTGCCCTGATCCCGGTGCAGCCATCGCCGGTCGACCTGTGGGCCACGGTCCATGTCGAGGAGGCCGTCGCGCGGGCGCGCGAGTCGAATCCCGAACTGGACGCCCTGGTCGTCATCAATCAGCTGGAGGCACGCACCGTGCTGTCCCGACTGATGCGTGATGCGGTGTCCGAACTGGCGCTGCCGGTGGCGGATACGGCCATCCGGCGCCGTGCGGTGTTCCGCACCAGTGCGCTGGAAGGCAAGAGCGTGATGGACATGGGCAAGCGGGGCGAGGAAGCCGTCGCGGAACTCGACCAACTGATCAACGAGGTACTCAAGTCATGA
- a CDS encoding sodium-dependent bicarbonate transport family permease, protein MSALSNLLIPAVLFFALGFLARVIKSDLRLPQDLAKMLSIYLLVAIGLHGGYELGQSDLGAAFNAVLWAVILGFGLPLIGYALLLFTRRVDRMNAAAIAAHYGSVSAGTFLTAIAYLDSAGITYESYPVIMLAVMESPAIIVGLLLASWSRRQLVDAGDADPANGNGSGRRQWKTLAHEALTNGSVVLLLGSMVIGAVSRPGSMEKLSPFIDEIFMGVLCLFLFEMGMEAARRIREFRKVGPVLIGFGLIMPLIGGAIGIAVGHLALDLSIGGTTLVGVLGASASYIAVPPAMRLAVPEANPSYYLTLALGITFPFNVVIGIPLYHQLAIIVGA, encoded by the coding sequence ATGTCCGCCCTCAGTAACCTGCTCATACCTGCGGTCCTGTTCTTCGCCCTGGGTTTTCTGGCCCGGGTCATCAAGTCGGACCTGCGCCTGCCGCAGGACCTGGCGAAGATGCTCTCGATCTACCTGCTGGTGGCCATCGGGCTGCATGGCGGGTACGAGCTGGGCCAGTCGGATCTCGGGGCGGCATTCAATGCCGTACTGTGGGCGGTGATCCTGGGTTTCGGATTGCCGCTCATCGGTTACGCCCTTCTCCTGTTCACCCGTCGTGTCGACCGGATGAATGCTGCGGCGATTGCAGCGCACTACGGTTCGGTGAGCGCCGGTACCTTTCTTACCGCCATCGCCTACCTGGACAGTGCCGGCATCACGTACGAGAGCTATCCGGTCATCATGCTGGCGGTGATGGAGTCGCCCGCCATCATCGTCGGCCTGTTGCTGGCCTCCTGGTCGCGACGCCAGCTCGTCGATGCGGGCGATGCCGACCCGGCGAACGGCAATGGCAGCGGCCGGCGGCAGTGGAAGACGCTGGCGCACGAGGCGCTGACCAATGGCAGCGTGGTGCTGCTGCTCGGTTCGATGGTGATCGGCGCTGTTTCGCGACCGGGCTCCATGGAAAAGCTCTCGCCGTTCATCGACGAGATCTTCATGGGGGTGCTCTGCCTGTTCCTGTTCGAGATGGGCATGGAGGCGGCGCGCCGCATACGCGAGTTTCGCAAGGTGGGCCCGGTGCTGATCGGCTTCGGCCTGATCATGCCGCTCATCGGTGGCGCCATCGGTATTGCGGTGGGTCACCTGGCGCTGGATCTGAGCATCGGCGGGACCACGCTGGTCGGTGTGCTCGGCGCGAGTGCCTCCTATATCGCGGTACCGCCGGCCATGCGCCTGGCCGTGCCCGAGGCGAATCCATCCTATTATCTAACGCTCGCACTCGGTATTACCTTTCCGTTTAA